In Chaetodon trifascialis isolate fChaTrf1 chromosome 4, fChaTrf1.hap1, whole genome shotgun sequence, one DNA window encodes the following:
- the LOC139330127 gene encoding guanine nucleotide-binding protein subunit alpha-14-like: MAGCWQWCRRSCVCCLSEEEKRTIAVDKEIKRILKQQKKKERREIKILLLGTGESGKTTFIRQMRIIHGRGFSEEERRAFAKCIFQNIFTAMKAMTGAMTTLRIPYSNPENEIYAKWLQDVNTVQITQLERGYVDAIRRLWADLGIRVCYSRRCEYQLLDSTEYYMSNLDRISAPDYIPTEQDVLRVRFPTTGIHDYSFTIKTITLRIVDVGGQKSERRKWIHCFENVTSLIFLASLSEYDQVLEERETINRMHESLALFYTTIHSPWFLNTSIILFLNKTDILADKIQTSDLQKYFPNFTGKKRDPEDAKNYICKLYEQQAINHDKREERKTLYPHFTCATDTNNIRRVFSDVKDTVLLKSLRDYGVI; encoded by the exons ATGGCGGGCTGCTGGCAGTGGTGCCGGCGCTCCTGTGTGTGCTGCCTGTccgaggaggagaagaggacgATCGCTGTGGACAAAGAGATCAAGAGGATCCtcaagcagcagaagaagaaggagagaagggaaatTAAGATCCTCCTGCTGG GCACTGGGGAGAGCGGGAAAACCACCTTCATCCGGCAGATGAGGATCATCCACGGACGAGGCttctcagaggaggagaggagggccTTCGCCAAATGCATCTTCCAGAACATTTTCACAGCCATGAAGGCCATGACAGGAGCCATGACGACACTCAGAATCCCCTACTCCAACCCAGAGAACGAG ATCTACGCCAAGTGGCTGCAGGACGTGAACACAGTGCAGATCACCCAGCTGGAGCGGGGCTACGTTGACGCGATCCGCCGCCTCTGGGCGGACTTGGGTATCCGGGTCTGTTACAGCCGGCGCTGCGAGTATCAGCTGCTGGACTCCACAGAGTA CTACATGAGTAACCTGGACCGCATCTCCGCCCCAGACTACATCCCCACAGAGCAGGACGTGCTGCGAGTTCGATTCCCCACCACGGGCATCCACGACTACTCCTTCACCATCAAGACCATCACGCTAAG GATTGTGGACGTGGGCGGTCAGAAGTCAGAGCGTCGGAAGTGGATTCACTGCTTTGAAAACGTCACCTCCCTCATCTTCCTGGCCTCCCTCAGCGAGTACGACCAGgtcctggaggagagagaaaccaTT aaCCGGATGCATGAGAGTCTGGCTCTGTTCTATACCACCATCCATTCGCCGTGGTTCCTCAACAcctccatcatcctcttcctcaacaAGACTGACATCCTGGCTGACAAAATCCAGACGTCTGACCTGCAGAAATACTTCCCCAACTTCACAG GGAAGAAACGAGACCCTGAGGACGCCAAGAACTACATCTGCAAGCTGTACGAGCAGCAGGCCATCAATCACGACAAGCGAGAGGAGCGAAAGACTCTCTACCCACACTTCACCTGCGCCACCGACACCAACAACATCCGCAGGGTCTTCAGCGATGTCAAGGACACGGTGCTGCTCAAGTCTCTCAGGGACTACGGGGTCATCTGA